A genomic segment from Roseibium algicola encodes:
- a CDS encoding OmpA family protein: protein MTPTVFSLDRNNAARTGLRRALLVASVSLAIALPALGTAPAFAQDATYSADEVSKHFKQLKTRSLKPAGGTRALCIGTRDECNPNAKPEEGGQVAVSQDGAKTEGGETEQTLVVDPETNAIDAAFNLLVSFEYASAKLSTSAQANLREFAKGINDPDLAKATFVIEGHTDGIGSTNYNQRLSEDRAQAVTQYLVNLGVSRDRLKTVAYGESRPKVADVNDPANRRVESKLVLEQ, encoded by the coding sequence GTGACCCCTACTGTATTTTCGCTCGACCGGAACAATGCCGCTCGGACCGGCCTTCGCCGCGCTCTCCTGGTTGCTTCCGTTTCTCTCGCCATTGCCTTGCCGGCACTTGGAACCGCTCCGGCTTTTGCCCAGGACGCCACCTATTCGGCCGATGAAGTCAGCAAGCACTTCAAGCAGCTCAAAACGCGTTCACTGAAGCCGGCTGGCGGAACACGAGCTCTTTGTATCGGTACTCGCGACGAATGTAATCCGAACGCCAAACCGGAAGAAGGCGGTCAGGTCGCAGTCTCCCAGGACGGTGCAAAGACCGAAGGTGGTGAAACGGAACAGACCCTTGTGGTCGATCCGGAAACCAACGCCATCGACGCTGCCTTCAACCTGCTGGTTTCGTTCGAATATGCTTCGGCCAAGCTCAGCACGTCCGCACAGGCCAACCTTCGTGAGTTTGCCAAGGGCATCAATGATCCCGATCTGGCCAAAGCCACATTCGTGATCGAAGGCCATACCGACGGAATTGGCTCGACCAACTACAACCAGCGTCTTTCCGAAGACCGTGCGCAAGCGGTTACCCAGTATCTTGTCAACCTCGGCGTCAGCCGGGACCGCCTGAAAACTGTTGCCTACGGCGAATCCCGACCAAAGGTTGCTGATGTAAACGATCCGGCAAACCGCCGCGTTGAAAGCAAGCTGGTACTCGAGCAATAA